One genomic window of Methanosalsum zhilinae DSM 4017 includes the following:
- a CDS encoding ABC transporter substrate-binding protein, with the protein MKTLFSIICVLLLLSFSVTLSGCINPDNEFDTTVGTWRTAQTIQPYVYHEHIDENYSVNVLPFTNPGDQKSALLAGGLDMTGTTIALAITSASKGEPIVIVSSLCNKCSAIVVREGSDIETPADLKGKTIAYVPGTMHHVLLLETLKQEGLDPDVDVILKRIDFFDMGQALSRGTVDAFCSGEPYPSLAVAEGYGRILTYPYYGDNIGTINAGMITTKNKIENDRDKIQSLVTAHAKTTQHLNQNKEEWLTLAETFGTSRDVLEIAEPNMELVWDIDDDDYIENTRNLAIEMYELGMINEVPDIDSMFDLSFVEEARNKTNNTNIT; encoded by the coding sequence ATGAAAACTCTATTCTCCATAATATGTGTTCTATTACTATTAAGTTTCAGTGTTACATTATCAGGGTGTATCAATCCGGATAACGAATTCGATACAACTGTAGGAACATGGAGAACAGCTCAGACGATTCAGCCATATGTGTACCATGAACATATTGATGAGAATTATAGTGTGAATGTGCTTCCATTCACAAACCCAGGTGACCAAAAATCTGCTTTGTTGGCTGGAGGCCTGGATATGACCGGCACAACAATAGCACTTGCAATCACCAGTGCATCAAAAGGAGAACCAATAGTCATAGTAAGTAGCCTCTGCAATAAATGTTCAGCTATTGTTGTTAGAGAAGGCTCGGATATAGAAACACCAGCCGATCTTAAAGGTAAAACTATTGCATATGTTCCAGGAACAATGCATCATGTACTTCTGCTTGAAACACTCAAACAGGAAGGATTGGATCCAGATGTGGATGTTATATTAAAACGGATTGATTTTTTTGATATGGGTCAGGCATTATCAAGAGGTACAGTCGATGCTTTTTGTAGTGGAGAACCGTATCCATCTCTGGCAGTGGCAGAAGGATACGGTAGAATACTTACTTATCCATATTACGGAGATAATATAGGAACTATTAATGCAGGGATGATCACTACAAAAAACAAGATTGAGAATGATAGAGATAAAATACAATCTTTAGTAACAGCTCATGCAAAAACCACACAGCATTTAAACCAAAATAAGGAGGAATGGCTTACTCTGGCAGAAACTTTTGGTACATCCAGAGATGTTCTAGAAATAGCAGAACCTAACATGGAACTTGTATGGGATATTGATGATGATGATTACATAGAAAACACAAGAAACCTTGCAATTGAAATGTACGAGCTTGGAATGATAAACGAAGTGCCTGATATTGATTCAATGTTTGATTTGAGCTTCGTAGAAGAAGCAAGAAACAAGACAAATAATACAAATATCACCTAA
- the groL gene encoding chaperonin GroEL (60 kDa chaperone family; promotes refolding of misfolded polypeptides especially under stressful conditions; forms two stacked rings of heptamers to form a barrel-shaped 14mer; ends can be capped by GroES; misfolded proteins enter the barrel where they are refolded when GroES binds) encodes MTTKQLIFEENARRSLLSGIDKVSNTVKITLGPRGRYVVLDKSTSPVVTNDGVTIAKEIELVDKFENIGAKLVKEVASRTQDNTGDGTTTATLLTQAILTEGIKNITSGANPIEIKRGIDKTTAHIVEQLKSKSKDVKDKNKIIQVATISANNDEEIGNLIADAMEKVGYNGVITVEESNNIDTGLEIVEGMQFDRGYLSPYMATDHEKMICEMESPYILVTDKKINSLNQIVPVLEKVAQEDRGLLIISPDVEGDAQAALILNIMRASLKVCAVKAPGFGDEQKEMLEDIAAVTGATVISEEKGMKLEEFTENMLGSARKVNVDKQNTTIVEGRGDKENIDKRIKLLETQIDAEESDFRKKELRKRLAKLSGGVAVIKVGAATETELKEKKMRTDDALNATKAAVEEGVVTGGGVTLFRLAMALERFNLENDQQIGVNIIKRALTEPVRQIGENAGREGAEIVSALKNETDDHFGYNAKKDKFEDLFEAGVIDPTKVVRSSLQNAASIAGMVLITEALVTEYDVEKDEKTAAIII; translated from the coding sequence ATGACAACAAAGCAGCTTATATTTGAAGAAAATGCAAGACGATCTCTGTTAAGTGGGATTGATAAAGTATCCAATACTGTAAAAATAACACTTGGACCACGCGGTCGATATGTGGTTCTCGATAAAAGCACAAGCCCTGTAGTTACAAACGATGGTGTAACCATTGCAAAAGAAATCGAACTTGTAGACAAATTTGAAAATATTGGCGCAAAACTTGTAAAAGAAGTTGCATCCAGAACCCAGGACAATACAGGAGATGGAACTACAACAGCAACCCTGCTTACACAGGCAATACTTACAGAAGGAATAAAAAACATTACCTCCGGAGCAAATCCTATCGAGATCAAGAGGGGAATCGACAAAACTACAGCTCATATAGTAGAACAGCTCAAGTCCAAAAGTAAAGATGTAAAGGACAAAAATAAGATCATCCAGGTAGCTACAATATCAGCAAATAATGATGAAGAGATCGGAAATCTAATAGCTGACGCAATGGAAAAAGTCGGATACAATGGTGTGATCACAGTAGAAGAGTCAAACAATATAGATACCGGACTTGAAATTGTTGAGGGAATGCAGTTTGACAGAGGATACCTATCTCCCTATATGGCCACAGATCATGAAAAAATGATCTGTGAGATGGAAAGTCCATATATACTTGTAACTGACAAGAAAATCAACAGCCTCAACCAGATCGTACCGGTCCTTGAAAAAGTTGCACAGGAAGACAGAGGACTGTTGATCATTTCACCTGATGTTGAAGGTGATGCACAGGCTGCCCTGATCCTGAACATAATGAGAGCTTCACTGAAAGTATGTGCAGTAAAAGCACCTGGATTTGGTGATGAACAAAAAGAAATGCTGGAGGACATTGCTGCTGTAACCGGTGCAACTGTAATTAGTGAAGAAAAGGGAATGAAGCTGGAAGAATTTACAGAAAATATGCTGGGCTCAGCACGGAAAGTGAATGTGGATAAACAAAATACTACAATCGTAGAGGGAAGAGGCGATAAAGAAAATATCGATAAAAGGATCAAGCTTCTGGAAACTCAGATTGATGCCGAGGAATCAGATTTCCGCAAAAAAGAACTTCGCAAGCGTCTTGCTAAACTCAGCGGTGGTGTGGCAGTTATAAAAGTTGGAGCTGCTACTGAAACAGAACTCAAAGAAAAGAAGATGAGGACCGATGATGCACTGAATGCTACAAAAGCCGCAGTTGAGGAAGGAGTAGTTACTGGAGGAGGAGTGACCCTTTTCAGACTTGCTATGGCTCTTGAAAGATTCAATCTTGAAAATGATCAGCAGATCGGAGTTAATATAATTAAAAGAGCACTGACTGAGCCTGTGAGGCAGATTGGTGAAAATGCAGGTCGCGAGGGTGCTGAAATAGTCTCAGCTCTGAAAAATGAAACTGACGACCACTTTGGATATAACGCAAAGAAGGATAAATTTGAAGACCTGTTCGAAGCAGGAGTTATTGACCCAACCAAAGTTGTCAGGAGCAGTTTACAGAATGCAGCGTCAATTGCGGGAATGGTACTTATAACCGAAGCGCTGGTAACTGAATATGATGTTGAAAAAGATGAAAAAACAGCAGCGATCATAATCTGA
- a CDS encoding ABC transporter ATP-binding protein gives MKGTDIVVKGLSKSYNSVNGEESLEVLDDIHLHIKQGEFISILGPSGCGKSTLLNILAGFESGDNGVATCCKEKIEGVSTQRAVVFQSPVLFPWLSVRKNVMFGLKQKKMDDGVRQKIVDKYLKAVGISKFENYYPGQLSGGMQQRVALARVLVLDPNILLMDEPFAALDAQSRLSMQELLLNLWQKHKPTVIFVTHDVEEALFLSDKIFIMSKRPGRIKEEIEVTFRRPRNISIIGTPEFSELKKHILSTLMDMC, from the coding sequence ATGAAGGGAACTGATATAGTTGTCAAAGGACTTAGTAAAAGTTACAATTCAGTTAATGGAGAAGAGAGTCTAGAAGTTCTTGATGACATTCATCTTCATATAAAGCAAGGAGAATTCATCAGTATACTTGGCCCTAGTGGCTGTGGTAAATCTACACTATTGAACATCCTTGCGGGTTTTGAGTCTGGCGATAATGGTGTTGCCACATGCTGTAAAGAAAAGATTGAAGGAGTGTCAACCCAACGAGCAGTTGTATTCCAGTCGCCTGTACTATTCCCATGGTTGAGCGTAAGAAAAAATGTAATGTTTGGTTTAAAGCAAAAAAAAATGGATGATGGAGTGAGACAAAAAATTGTAGATAAGTATTTGAAAGCCGTTGGCATCAGTAAATTTGAAAATTATTATCCCGGTCAGCTATCCGGTGGTATGCAGCAGAGAGTCGCGCTTGCCCGTGTTCTCGTACTTGACCCCAATATACTGTTAATGGACGAACCTTTTGCAGCACTGGATGCACAATCAAGACTTAGTATGCAGGAATTACTTTTAAATCTTTGGCAAAAACATAAACCTACCGTTATATTTGTGACACATGATGTTGAAGAAGCACTGTTCCTATCCGACAAAATATTTATCATGAGCAAAAGGCCAGGTAGGATAAAAGAAGAAATTGAGGTGACATTTAGAAGACCACGCAATATCTCTATAATTGGAACACCAGAGTTTTCTGAATTAAAAAAGCATATATTATCAACTCTAATGGACATGTGTTAG
- the groES gene encoding co-chaperone GroES, which yields MKIKPVGERILIKVIKEEEVTKGGIYIPESARKEKKEGIVVAVGTYEDGKGLPLEKGDHIIYGGFQSDEIDLDGEQHMFLEFKDVLAVIED from the coding sequence ATGAAAATTAAACCTGTTGGAGAAAGAATATTAATTAAAGTCATAAAAGAAGAGGAAGTTACAAAAGGCGGAATATATATTCCTGAATCAGCCAGAAAAGAGAAAAAAGAGGGTATTGTTGTGGCTGTGGGGACATATGAAGATGGAAAAGGCCTGCCACTCGAAAAAGGAGATCATATAATATATGGAGGATTCCAGTCTGATGAGATAGATCTTGATGGCGAGCAGCATATGTTCCTCGAGTTCAAGGATGTACTGGCAGTGATTGAAGATTAA
- the gyrB gene encoding DNA topoisomerase (ATP-hydrolyzing) subunit B gives MNQKEMYDATNIQVLEGLEAVRKRPSMYIGSVDSRGLHHLVYEVVDNSIDEALAGFCTSIDVIINPDGSVTIIDNGRGIPVDTHPKYGKSALEVVMTILHAGGKFDKSTYKVSGGLHGVGVSVVNALSEWMIVEVKRNGKHYLQKYKRGIPEEDVALIGEADGSGTIIKFKPDSTIFEELDYSYDTLSSRLRELAFLNKGIRISIGDRRSDEESKETFQYEGGIRSFVDHLNKNRQTLHDDPIYLEREKDNIMVEIAMQYTDTYAEHVYSFANNINTHEGGTHLIGFKSALTRVTNDYIKKNNLTKDDSKLSGEDVREGLTAIISVKIPEPQFEGQTKTRLGNSELKGIVESLVSESLSDFFEENPKIANQIIQKSLSAKRAREAAKKARELTRRKSALEVSTLPGKLADCSEKDPSVSELYLVEGDSAGGSAKQGRNRAFQAILPFRGKIINVEKSRLGKILKNKEILSLITALGTGLGDDFDISKTRYHKIIIMTDADVDGAHIRTLILTFIFRYMTPLIDAGYVYIAQPPLYKIKKGKAEHYAYTEKELKQKLKQLGEKGISYQRYKGLGEMNPEQLWETTMSPETRTLLKVTMDDAVTADEIFSILMGDEVAPRKEFIQAHAREVVNLDV, from the coding sequence ATGAATCAAAAAGAAATGTACGATGCAACAAATATACAGGTTCTGGAAGGCCTTGAAGCTGTACGAAAACGTCCGAGCATGTACATAGGAAGTGTTGATAGCAGGGGACTGCATCATCTTGTATATGAAGTAGTGGATAACAGCATAGATGAAGCACTTGCAGGCTTCTGCACGTCTATTGATGTGATTATAAATCCTGATGGAAGTGTAACTATAATTGACAATGGAAGGGGTATCCCTGTCGATACCCATCCAAAATATGGAAAATCTGCTCTTGAAGTCGTAATGACAATACTCCATGCTGGAGGAAAGTTCGATAAGAGCACATATAAAGTTTCAGGAGGACTTCATGGTGTGGGAGTATCTGTTGTCAATGCCCTTTCAGAATGGATGATAGTAGAAGTAAAGCGTAATGGTAAGCACTATTTACAGAAATACAAAAGGGGTATTCCTGAAGAAGATGTTGCGTTGATCGGGGAAGCTGATGGTTCAGGTACCATCATAAAATTCAAACCTGACAGTACAATTTTTGAGGAACTTGATTACAGTTATGACACGCTGAGTAGTCGCCTTAGGGAACTTGCTTTTCTTAATAAAGGTATTCGTATCTCAATTGGTGATCGAAGATCAGATGAAGAAAGTAAAGAGACATTTCAGTATGAAGGTGGCATAAGATCTTTCGTAGACCATCTCAATAAGAACAGGCAGACCTTACATGATGATCCCATCTACCTGGAACGTGAGAAGGATAACATTATGGTTGAGATCGCAATGCAGTATACAGATACTTATGCAGAGCATGTATACTCCTTTGCAAATAACATCAATACCCACGAGGGCGGCACACATCTGATAGGATTCAAATCAGCACTTACTCGCGTTACAAATGATTACATCAAAAAAAATAATTTAACAAAAGATGATTCAAAATTATCAGGAGAAGATGTACGGGAAGGGCTTACAGCCATAATAAGTGTAAAAATCCCTGAGCCACAGTTCGAAGGACAGACAAAAACAAGACTGGGTAACAGTGAACTTAAAGGGATTGTAGAGTCTCTTGTTTCTGAGAGTTTATCAGATTTTTTTGAAGAGAATCCAAAGATCGCAAATCAGATAATCCAGAAGTCACTTTCTGCAAAAAGAGCACGTGAAGCAGCAAAAAAAGCTCGTGAACTTACCCGTAGAAAAAGCGCACTGGAAGTAAGCACTCTTCCGGGTAAGCTGGCGGATTGTTCTGAAAAGGATCCATCAGTAAGTGAGCTGTACCTGGTGGAAGGTGATTCTGCAGGAGGGTCTGCGAAACAGGGACGTAACCGGGCATTCCAAGCAATACTTCCCTTTAGGGGAAAAATTATCAATGTTGAAAAATCAAGACTGGGGAAGATATTGAAGAATAAAGAAATTCTCTCACTGATAACTGCACTTGGAACAGGACTTGGAGATGACTTTGACATATCAAAAACACGCTATCATAAAATAATCATTATGACAGATGCAGATGTGGACGGAGCGCATATCAGAACATTAATACTAACATTCATTTTTAGATATATGACCCCACTTATTGACGCAGGCTATGTATATATTGCCCAGCCACCGCTATATAAAATAAAAAAGGGAAAAGCTGAGCATTATGCATATACTGAAAAGGAGCTGAAACAGAAACTGAAGCAACTTGGAGAAAAGGGAATCTCTTATCAGCGATATAAAGGTCTGGGTGAGATGAACCCTGAACAGTTATGGGAAACCACAATGAGCCCTGAAACACGAACCCTTTTGAAGGTTACAATGGATGATGCAGTTACAGCAGATGAAATATTTTCCATCCTCATGGGTGATGAGGTTGCACCACGCAAAGAGTTCATTCAGGCGCATGCAAGGGAAGTTGTTAACCTCGACGTTTAA
- a CDS encoding NAD(P)H-dependent oxidoreductase, with protein sequence MNILYIFAHPDRNSFNFAMKERAVKVFNERQDSVQNSDLYEMDFNPILRPEDFKQRKYKQFFNPFLEQLNAVKTNGFSEDIRAEMNKVNWADILIFQFPLYFTSVPAIMKGWIDRIFAAGFAFNPVKGEVYEKGLLKGKKALLVITAGADKKMYSPDGLHGDINELLRYITHCTFEFTGMEVLPSYIIYETNQLSEEEGIDELEKYERFIESL encoded by the coding sequence ATGAATATATTGTATATTTTTGCACATCCGGATCGTAATTCTTTCAATTTTGCAATGAAGGAAAGAGCTGTGAAAGTTTTCAATGAAAGGCAAGACTCTGTTCAGAACTCTGACCTGTATGAAATGGATTTCAATCCTATTCTAAGACCTGAAGATTTTAAGCAGAGAAAATATAAGCAATTCTTTAATCCTTTTCTGGAACAACTCAATGCTGTCAAAACGAATGGCTTTTCAGAAGATATAAGGGCTGAAATGAATAAGGTCAACTGGGCTGATATTCTGATATTTCAGTTTCCTCTGTATTTTACTTCAGTTCCTGCAATCATGAAAGGCTGGATTGATCGAATCTTTGCAGCCGGTTTTGCCTTTAATCCTGTAAAGGGTGAGGTGTATGAAAAAGGTCTTCTTAAAGGAAAAAAGGCTCTTCTGGTCATAACTGCAGGTGCTGATAAAAAAATGTATTCTCCAGATGGATTACATGGTGATATCAATGAGTTGCTTAGATATATTACGCACTGTACATTTGAATTCACAGGGATGGAGGTTCTGCCTTCATATATAATATATGAGACTAACCAGCTTTCAGAGGAGGAAGGGATCGATGAGCTGGAGAAATATGAAAGGTTTATAGAATCTCTATAA
- a CDS encoding ABC transporter permease — protein MLNLKKINVLGFLIPVIVLTFWYIVTREGMVPPYLVPSPSSLLLVSIDFAIGNLNITPYSGTLFTHAYASITRVLSGFAIATVLGLTLGFLTGRSMLAKDTFDPTVHLIRIIPGIGWLPIAIVWFGVGETTTLFLISLAAFFPIYVNAAQGASSVSPLLIRAGKMLGANNISLYTTVIIPAAMPSTIAGLRLGLGVSWGFLVLGELTGVASGLGALMMDARMLGHVDIILVSMICIGILGRVSDILLMSFFKRSGLLVEGDKNEGN, from the coding sequence ATGTTAAATCTAAAAAAAATAAATGTATTAGGTTTTTTAATTCCAGTAATAGTTCTTACCTTCTGGTATATTGTAACAAGGGAAGGTATGGTACCACCATATTTGGTTCCTTCTCCTTCCAGTTTACTCTTAGTGTCCATCGATTTTGCAATAGGTAATCTGAACATAACACCTTATTCTGGAACTTTGTTCACTCATGCATATGCGAGTATAACAAGAGTATTATCTGGATTTGCAATAGCTACAGTTCTGGGACTGACTCTTGGGTTTTTAACTGGAAGAAGCATGTTAGCTAAAGATACATTTGATCCAACAGTACACCTTATTAGAATTATTCCAGGGATTGGATGGTTGCCAATTGCTATAGTTTGGTTCGGTGTTGGTGAAACAACAACTTTGTTCTTGATATCCTTAGCCGCTTTTTTCCCAATATATGTCAATGCAGCGCAAGGTGCTTCTTCAGTCTCTCCACTTCTGATCAGAGCAGGGAAAATGCTTGGAGCAAATAATATTTCATTATATACAACCGTTATCATACCAGCAGCTATGCCTTCAACGATTGCAGGATTAAGATTAGGACTGGGTGTATCATGGGGATTTTTAGTTCTAGGAGAACTTACAGGAGTCGCAAGCGGACTTGGTGCGTTGATGATGGATGCAAGAATGTTAGGGCATGTAGATATTATTCTGGTTTCAATGATTTGTATAGGAATCCTGGGACGTGTTAGTGATATATTGCTAATGTCTTTTTTTAAGAGGTCAGGATTGCTGGTTGAAGGAGATAAAAATGAAGGGAACTGA